One genomic region from Streptomyces venezuelae encodes:
- a CDS encoding tape-measure protein produces MSAVAIGGPMPNPFRGVAPRITALRRGLGDAGGSLRRFSGNVRQAAGGIGGFATATRNAGTTLRALGQNASGAATALTRIRRSTAPAGVKRIGTAAGKARTAAGKIGTGAGVVLGILLPLLPITDVISGLMGTYGTVMTIASIAMTGINVAMRANPIGFVIGLIVPIAAYLIELALNSETGQRIMKQVFQQALKGFQAVWKFIQPFMKLLGQAVGTYFKAYLTVFKTGLKVVGSAIGGISRLGSAVRSAWNALSGIASRTIGGIKSAVRPVVDWITDKIPGFFRTAKDAVSKALGGIGDLIKGALSAVIGVVKGPINGLIAFVNWIIDGLNKLSFEIPLTDKKFGVELDKLPMLAEGGIVSPGSAEDYRIDSLSQLENRRVPALTEPLPQPRRIRDFHEEPGAGPRSTAEDLLFLATATR; encoded by the coding sequence ATGAGTGCCGTGGCCATCGGCGGCCCCATGCCGAACCCCTTCCGGGGCGTCGCACCGAGGATCACCGCTCTGAGGCGGGGACTCGGCGACGCGGGCGGCTCGCTGCGGCGGTTCTCGGGCAACGTCCGGCAGGCGGCGGGCGGCATCGGCGGCTTCGCCACCGCCACCCGTAACGCCGGAACCACCCTGCGCGCCCTCGGCCAGAACGCCTCCGGCGCCGCCACCGCGCTGACCAGGATCCGCCGGTCCACCGCCCCCGCCGGCGTGAAGCGGATCGGCACCGCCGCCGGAAAGGCCCGTACCGCCGCCGGGAAGATCGGCACCGGCGCCGGCGTGGTCCTCGGCATCCTCCTGCCGCTGCTGCCCATCACGGACGTCATCTCCGGCCTCATGGGCACCTACGGCACCGTCATGACCATCGCCTCCATCGCCATGACAGGCATCAACGTCGCCATGCGGGCCAACCCCATCGGCTTCGTCATCGGCCTGATCGTGCCCATCGCGGCGTACCTCATCGAACTGGCCCTCAACTCCGAGACCGGCCAGCGGATCATGAAGCAGGTCTTCCAGCAGGCGCTGAAGGGCTTCCAGGCGGTCTGGAAGTTCATCCAGCCGTTCATGAAGCTCCTCGGCCAGGCCGTGGGCACCTACTTCAAGGCGTACCTGACCGTCTTCAAGACGGGCCTCAAGGTCGTCGGATCGGCCATCGGCGGGATCTCCAGGCTCGGTTCCGCCGTCCGTTCCGCCTGGAACGCGCTGAGCGGCATCGCCTCCCGCACCATCGGCGGCATCAAGAGCGCCGTACGGCCGGTCGTCGACTGGATCACCGACAAGATCCCCGGCTTCTTCCGGACCGCCAAGGACGCGGTGAGCAAGGCCCTGGGTGGCATCGGCGACCTGATCAAGGGCGCTCTGAGCGCCGTCATCGGCGTCGTCAAGGGGCCGATCAACGGCCTCATCGCCTTCGTCAACTGGATCATCGACGGGCTCAACAAGCTGAGCTTCGAAATCCCCCTCACCGACAAGAAGTTCGGCGTCGAGCTCGACAAGCTCCCGATGCTCGCCGAGGGCGGCATCGTCTCCCCCGGCAGCGCCGAGGACTACCGCATCGACTCGCTCTCCCAGCTGGAGAACCGTCGAGTCCCGGCCCTCACGGAGCCGCTCCCGCAGCCCCGCCGCATCCGGGACTTCCACGAGGAGCCCGGCGCCGGCCCCCGGTCGACCGCCGAGGACCTGCTCTTCCTCGCGACCGCCACCCGCTGA
- a CDS encoding phage distal tail protein — MAETTTPYAENSYTADLAPGSLITQDGQMQWAGLLIGPGTPFNVDKSGLSGWEDLPEYDSSDADRPTSHGAWPGSRFAKPRKVGGTIVLMPEYGGTASALRALRQALALLDEERWLTVRLHGELLTVRARIAQRVVPADQGFATQGSSRMSIQWLASDPRRYAVNEQIATTTPPQPESGLSWLPDGLKWPLDWGKAKSTGDAVAENTGSAPAHPVIVFRGPCSMPTVTERVTRRRLRYAIDLAAGDELTVDTRAGTVMLNNSASRLHTAMADSTPEELFVLEPGRTDLSFRPEEGTEQSLMTVRWRSAEW, encoded by the coding sequence ATGGCCGAGACCACGACCCCGTACGCCGAAAACTCCTACACCGCCGACCTCGCGCCCGGCTCGCTCATCACCCAGGACGGGCAGATGCAGTGGGCCGGGCTCCTCATCGGGCCCGGCACGCCGTTCAACGTCGACAAGTCCGGCCTGTCGGGCTGGGAGGACCTGCCCGAGTACGACTCCTCCGACGCCGACCGGCCGACCTCCCACGGCGCCTGGCCCGGCTCCCGCTTCGCCAAGCCGCGCAAGGTCGGCGGCACGATCGTGCTGATGCCGGAGTACGGCGGCACGGCCAGTGCCCTCCGCGCGCTGCGGCAGGCCCTGGCCCTCCTCGACGAGGAGCGGTGGCTCACCGTGCGGCTGCACGGCGAACTGCTCACCGTCCGCGCCCGGATCGCGCAGCGCGTCGTCCCCGCCGACCAGGGCTTCGCCACGCAGGGCAGCTCACGCATGTCGATCCAGTGGCTGGCCTCCGACCCGCGCCGGTACGCCGTCAACGAGCAGATCGCCACGACCACTCCCCCGCAGCCCGAGTCCGGTCTGAGCTGGCTGCCGGACGGGCTGAAGTGGCCGCTCGACTGGGGCAAGGCGAAGAGCACCGGTGACGCCGTCGCCGAGAACACCGGTTCGGCCCCGGCCCACCCGGTGATCGTCTTCCGCGGCCCGTGCTCCATGCCGACCGTCACCGAGCGGGTCACCAGGCGCCGCCTGCGGTACGCGATCGACCTGGCCGCCGGCGACGAGCTCACCGTCGACACGCGCGCGGGCACGGTCATGCTCAACAACTCGGCCTCCCGCCTGCACACCGCGATGGCCGACTCCACCCCGGAGGAGCTGTTCGTGCTGGAGCCCGGCCGCACCGACCTGTCGTTCCGGCCCGAAGAGGGCACCGAGCAGTCGCTGATGACGGTGCGCTGGCGCAGCGCCGAATGGTGA